The Spirosoma radiotolerans genome has a window encoding:
- a CDS encoding alkaline phosphatase family protein, which produces MKKTVVLDVVGLSYSLIGEHTPFLKQWFAGKNQATIAPMLPALTTSVQSTYVTGKWPSETGIVGNGWYDRTDSEVKFWKQSNKLVAGEKIWERAKKLDPNFTVSKMFWWYNMYSSADYSATPRPQYPSDGMKIPDCYTQPGDLRDRLTNELGTFPLFQFWGPATTIKSTRWIADASMLVDKWHNPTLTLIYLPHLDYCLQKFGGPASGQDFSKISNDLREIDDVCRDLIQYYEQQNAEIIVLSEYGITNVSKPIHINRILREAGMIRYREERGLELFDAGASPAFATPDHQIAHVYINDQSVFSKVRALLEKTPGIELVLDKEQQKQYHIDHERSGDLVVVADADSWFTYYYWLDDARAPDFARLVAIHQKPGYDPVEMFMDQTNPFIKLKAGYKLGRKLLGFRYLMNVISLDATLVKGSHGRIGTAPEHHPVFVSSQNVGKTLTATEVYDKIWETLSVGIVEKQTS; this is translated from the coding sequence ATGAAAAAGACCGTAGTCCTCGACGTTGTAGGTTTGTCGTATTCGCTGATTGGCGAGCATACGCCTTTTCTGAAACAGTGGTTTGCCGGTAAAAACCAGGCGACCATTGCCCCAATGCTTCCCGCCCTGACAACGTCGGTGCAGTCTACCTACGTAACGGGCAAATGGCCCAGCGAAACCGGTATCGTTGGCAATGGCTGGTATGATCGGACGGATTCAGAAGTGAAATTCTGGAAACAATCGAACAAACTCGTTGCCGGGGAAAAGATCTGGGAACGGGCCAAAAAGCTGGACCCCAATTTTACGGTCTCGAAAATGTTCTGGTGGTATAACATGTATTCGTCGGCCGATTATTCAGCTACGCCCCGGCCGCAGTACCCATCCGACGGCATGAAGATCCCCGATTGCTACACCCAGCCCGGCGACCTGCGCGACCGACTCACGAACGAATTGGGAACATTTCCGCTCTTCCAGTTCTGGGGGCCGGCCACAACGATTAAGAGCACCCGCTGGATTGCCGATGCCTCTATGCTGGTTGATAAATGGCACAACCCGACCCTGACGCTAATTTACCTGCCCCACCTCGATTATTGCCTGCAGAAGTTTGGCGGTCCCGCGTCCGGGCAGGATTTCTCAAAAATTAGCAATGACTTACGGGAAATCGACGATGTTTGCCGTGACCTGATTCAGTACTATGAACAGCAGAACGCCGAAATCATCGTTCTGTCGGAATATGGGATAACGAACGTCAGCAAACCCATTCATATCAATCGGATTCTACGCGAAGCAGGCATGATCCGCTACCGGGAGGAGCGTGGCCTGGAATTGTTCGACGCGGGTGCTTCGCCCGCTTTCGCTACGCCTGATCACCAGATTGCCCACGTGTATATCAACGACCAATCTGTCTTCAGTAAAGTTCGGGCGTTGCTGGAAAAAACACCCGGCATTGAACTCGTGCTGGATAAAGAGCAGCAGAAGCAGTACCACATCGATCATGAACGCTCCGGCGATCTGGTGGTGGTCGCCGATGCCGATAGCTGGTTTACCTACTACTACTGGCTCGATGATGCCCGCGCCCCCGACTTTGCCCGGCTGGTAGCTATCCATCAAAAGCCCGGCTATGATCCCGTCGAGATGTTCATGGACCAAACCAATCCGTTTATCAAACTAAAAGCGGGGTATAAGTTAGGTCGTAAACTGCTTGGGTTCCGGTATCTGATGAACGTCATTTCGCTGGATGCCACCCTCGTGAAAGGATCACATGGGCGAATCGGGACCGCTCCCGAACACCACCCTGTTTTTGTGAGCAGCCAGAACGTGGGCAAGACGTTGACAGCCACGGAAGTATACGATAAAATATGGGAGACGCTATCCGTCGGAATAGTTGAAAAACAGACGAGCTAA
- the eboE gene encoding metabolite traffic protein EboE has protein sequence MKTSLGHLGYCTNIHAGETWADHFMALQQAVPELKQRLSPEAPFGIGLRLSNIASEELEIPENLVAFQHWLAQNDCYVFTMNGFPFGGFHDVVVKDQVHAPDWTTEARVEYTKRLFRILSVLLPVDELGNPIQGGVSTSPLTYRHWFEWEQPAARDYIFSQTTQNVLEVVADLVRLRKQTDRLMHLDLEPEPDGVIETADEFIRWFTDYLLPMGIEQLSEEFGLTDEEAEAIICEHVRLCYDVCHFAVGYERPAEVLDKLKNYGLRVGKIQISAALKAEFPIAANERETVRQAFGEFNEPTYLHQVVARTQAGELVRFPDLPDALAGFNETHAEWRAHFHVPLFVSDYGVLTSTQDDIREVLQLQADRMFTNQLEVETYTWGVLPEDLKKSLVDSIEREMKWVLKITMSEE, from the coding sequence ATGAAAACTTCCCTCGGCCATCTCGGCTATTGCACGAATATTCATGCTGGTGAAACCTGGGCGGACCATTTTATGGCCCTGCAACAGGCCGTTCCGGAATTGAAGCAACGACTGTCGCCAGAAGCTCCCTTTGGTATTGGGTTGCGCCTGTCGAATATAGCAAGCGAGGAACTGGAAATTCCCGAAAATCTGGTTGCTTTTCAACATTGGTTAGCGCAAAACGACTGTTACGTCTTTACCATGAACGGCTTTCCATTCGGGGGCTTTCATGACGTCGTTGTCAAGGATCAGGTGCATGCCCCCGACTGGACCACCGAAGCCCGAGTGGAATACACCAAACGGCTGTTTCGCATCTTATCCGTTCTGTTGCCGGTCGACGAACTGGGGAATCCCATTCAGGGGGGCGTGTCTACCTCGCCACTGACTTACCGGCACTGGTTTGAGTGGGAGCAACCGGCCGCCCGCGACTATATCTTTTCCCAAACGACCCAAAATGTACTTGAGGTTGTGGCGGATCTGGTCCGTCTAAGAAAACAAACTGACCGGCTCATGCACCTGGATCTGGAGCCGGAACCAGACGGCGTTATTGAAACGGCCGACGAGTTCATTCGCTGGTTTACCGACTATCTGCTGCCAATGGGCATTGAGCAGTTAAGCGAAGAATTTGGGCTCACTGATGAAGAAGCCGAGGCTATCATCTGTGAGCATGTTCGGTTGTGTTATGATGTCTGCCATTTTGCGGTGGGCTACGAACGTCCGGCTGAAGTGCTGGATAAACTCAAAAATTATGGTTTGCGCGTCGGTAAAATTCAGATTAGCGCGGCTTTAAAAGCGGAGTTCCCCATAGCAGCCAATGAGCGCGAAACGGTTCGGCAGGCGTTTGGAGAATTTAACGAACCGACGTACCTGCACCAGGTGGTGGCTCGAACGCAGGCTGGTGAGTTGGTTCGCTTTCCCGATTTGCCCGACGCATTGGCTGGATTTAATGAGACGCATGCCGAATGGAGGGCGCATTTTCATGTTCCGCTTTTTGTGTCGGATTATGGTGTGCTGACATCCACCCAGGACGATATTCGGGAGGTGCTCCAGTTGCAGGCCGATCGGATGTTTACCAATCAACTGGAGGTCGAAACTTATACATGGGGCGTACTGCCGGAGGATTTAAAGAAAAGCCTGGTCGATTCAATTGAGCGGGAAATGAAGTGGGTGCTTAAAATAACGATGAGTGAAGAATGA
- a CDS encoding 3-dehydroquinate synthase, with protein sequence MDHLHQTFSVRFTYSVLFTERLFDYTNPLLADFFSQQATADTRKKLLFIMDSGVVDTHPDVQDDIRTYFAKHADLVDLLADFLVIPGGEIAKNDSDFVEQIVDAVDRYGIDRHSYVAAIGGGSVLDLVGYAAAISHRGIRHIRIPTTVLSQNDSGVGVKNGVNYRAKKNFLGTFVPPVAVFNDSQFLTTLDDRDWRAGIAEAIKVALIKDRPFFEWIEAHAEELAARDMPAMQYLVHRCAEMHLQHIAGGDPFEMGSSRPLDFGHWSAHKLEQLTNFEIRHGEAVAIGIALDSLYSQQLGWLTESDTNRILTTLRTLGFALYQPMLDADNSAGVLKGLSEFREHLGGQLTIMLLKGLGQGVEVHEMDADRIRQAIATLRKTDSLAFQTYKVSETL encoded by the coding sequence ATGGATCACTTGCATCAAACTTTCAGCGTTCGGTTTACCTATAGTGTTCTTTTTACCGAACGTCTTTTCGATTATACCAATCCGTTACTCGCCGACTTTTTTAGCCAGCAAGCGACCGCCGATACGCGGAAAAAGCTTCTGTTTATTATGGATTCAGGCGTTGTTGATACGCACCCGGATGTACAGGATGATATTCGGACGTACTTTGCCAAACACGCTGATCTTGTGGATCTTTTGGCTGACTTTCTGGTTATTCCGGGGGGTGAAATAGCCAAAAATGACTCCGATTTTGTCGAGCAGATTGTTGATGCTGTTGATCGTTATGGTATTGATCGTCATTCGTATGTGGCGGCTATCGGGGGCGGTTCGGTGCTGGATCTGGTGGGTTATGCGGCTGCTATTTCACACCGCGGTATTCGCCATATTCGAATTCCGACAACGGTGCTTTCGCAGAACGACTCGGGAGTGGGCGTTAAAAATGGCGTCAATTACCGGGCAAAGAAAAATTTTCTCGGCACCTTCGTCCCGCCCGTAGCTGTGTTCAATGACAGCCAGTTTCTAACGACACTCGATGATCGCGACTGGCGGGCGGGTATCGCCGAAGCCATTAAAGTGGCGCTTATCAAGGACAGGCCGTTTTTCGAATGGATTGAAGCACATGCCGAGGAATTGGCCGCCCGCGACATGCCGGCGATGCAATACCTCGTTCATCGGTGCGCCGAGATGCACTTACAGCATATTGCAGGTGGTGATCCGTTTGAAATGGGTTCCTCCCGGCCGCTTGATTTTGGCCACTGGAGCGCACACAAACTGGAACAGCTCACCAACTTCGAGATTCGGCACGGCGAAGCAGTTGCCATTGGTATTGCGCTTGATAGCCTATACTCACAGCAACTTGGCTGGCTTACTGAATCGGATACGAACCGTATTCTGACGACACTCCGCACACTTGGCTTTGCTCTTTACCAGCCCATGCTCGATGCCGACAATAGCGCCGGGGTATTGAAAGGACTTTCCGAATTTCGCGAACATTTGGGCGGCCAGCTGACCATTATGCTCCTGAAGGGCCTTGGGCAGGGAGTAGAAGTGCACGAGATGGACGCCGACCGTATTCGGCAGGCCATTGCCACGTTACGAAAAACAGATTCATTAGCTTTTCAAACCTACAAGGTGTCTGAAACCCTGTAG
- a CDS encoding glycosyltransferase family 2 protein, with product MLPEFSVVIPTYQQPALLLKCLDALGRQRLSHDQFEIIVVDEGNSPETETAVLLFARQIARDGTPIEVRYLGQPQRRGLAAARNRGWRAARGRVIAFTDEDCLPEPTWLSAALTCFQRGAQVLSGQLRVHLPNQPTPLDRTATFLKRAEFMASNCFCRKSTLDRVGGFEEAFDTDWREDSDLQFKFLQVGIPIAKCPEAVVVYPIRPCPWYELLQDERNNCYDALLYKRHPDLFRERIPTYRRQVIGYYASVGSIVLGLVGLLSGQMNMAIMGLCIWAVLSVDRVLHHLPSTPLTWPILKQVVATALATPFLSVYWRLYGAVKYRVLYF from the coding sequence ATGCTACCTGAATTCTCGGTTGTAATCCCAACTTATCAGCAGCCCGCTTTATTGCTCAAATGCCTGGATGCATTGGGGCGTCAACGCTTATCACATGATCAGTTTGAAATCATTGTTGTCGATGAAGGGAACTCGCCTGAAACGGAAACGGCCGTTCTACTTTTTGCCAGACAAATAGCCCGTGATGGGACTCCTATCGAAGTACGCTATCTGGGCCAGCCACAACGGCGTGGCCTGGCCGCTGCCCGTAATCGGGGCTGGCGGGCGGCTCGTGGGCGAGTGATCGCGTTTACTGACGAAGATTGCCTGCCCGAACCTACCTGGCTTTCAGCGGCCTTAACCTGTTTCCAGCGCGGGGCGCAGGTGCTGAGCGGCCAGTTACGGGTACACCTGCCGAACCAGCCAACGCCCCTCGACCGCACCGCTACGTTCCTGAAACGGGCTGAGTTTATGGCTTCCAACTGTTTTTGTCGAAAATCTACGCTGGACCGCGTTGGCGGATTTGAAGAAGCCTTCGATACCGACTGGCGTGAAGACAGTGACCTACAGTTCAAGTTTCTCCAGGTCGGTATTCCCATTGCGAAGTGCCCCGAAGCCGTTGTCGTTTACCCGATTCGCCCATGCCCCTGGTATGAATTGTTGCAGGATGAGCGCAACAACTGTTACGATGCACTGCTCTATAAGCGTCATCCTGATTTATTTCGGGAGCGGATTCCAACCTACCGACGGCAGGTAATCGGCTATTATGCGTCTGTGGGCAGCATTGTCCTTGGCCTGGTTGGTTTGCTGAGTGGTCAGATGAACATGGCCATTATGGGCTTGTGTATATGGGCTGTTTTATCGGTCGATCGCGTGCTGCATCATTTACCCAGTACGCCCTTAACCTGGCCCATCCTTAAACAGGTTGTAGCAACGGCTCTTGCCACGCCCTTTCTATCGGTCTACTGGCGACTTTACGGGGCGGTGAAATATAGGGTGCTGTATTTCTAG
- a CDS encoding SDR family NAD(P)-dependent oxidoreductase has translation MSRIALITGATSGIGHATAKAFADLDYRLILCGRRQDRLDEVADQLGTQTAVTTLTFDVRNWTEVNDAISTLPDDWKAIDILINNAGNAHGMSPIQEGDPADWDQMIDANVQGLLYVSKAVIPGMVERQRGHIVNLSSVAGKQTYANGAVYCASKAAVEALSTGMRLDLTQHGIKVTNIAPGAVETEFSVVRFKGDRERAAKVYEGYAPLTADDIADTIVYAVTAPANVTIADMTILAAAQAAATTIHRK, from the coding sequence ATGTCTCGTATTGCTCTCATTACCGGCGCAACTTCTGGCATTGGCCACGCCACCGCTAAGGCCTTTGCGGATCTCGATTACCGGTTAATTCTTTGCGGCCGTCGGCAAGACCGTTTAGATGAAGTGGCCGACCAGCTTGGCACACAGACCGCTGTAACAACCCTCACCTTCGATGTGCGTAACTGGACCGAGGTCAATGACGCAATCAGCACCTTGCCTGATGACTGGAAAGCCATTGATATCCTGATCAATAATGCCGGTAATGCACACGGCATGTCGCCGATTCAGGAGGGTGACCCCGCTGACTGGGATCAGATGATCGATGCCAATGTGCAGGGGTTACTGTATGTATCGAAAGCGGTTATACCCGGCATGGTCGAACGCCAGCGAGGGCATATCGTTAACCTGAGTTCGGTGGCGGGCAAACAGACCTATGCCAATGGTGCGGTCTATTGTGCCAGCAAAGCAGCGGTAGAAGCGCTTAGCACAGGCATGCGCCTGGATCTGACCCAGCATGGTATTAAAGTAACCAACATTGCGCCCGGTGCCGTCGAAACGGAGTTTTCGGTCGTGCGGTTTAAAGGCGACAGAGAACGGGCTGCTAAAGTGTATGAGGGCTATGCCCCCCTCACCGCCGACGACATTGCCGATACGATTGTGTATGCCGTAACCGCACCAGCCAATGTCACGATTGCCGACATGACCATTCTGGCCGCAGCCCAGGCGGCAGCCACAACGATACACCGCAAATAG
- a CDS encoding RNA polymerase sigma factor encodes MKSLFSTNLPNDEALWERFKKGDRQAFEQIISVHYASLFRFGTRYSKDTDLIQDCLHDMFVYLWERRLHVSSTDNIKKYLLKSLRHKILLELQRTQRRGWVDEDEALDVTPEQPFEDFFVAIEAEQLSARKIKTLFDLLPQRQQEALHLRYFQELDIEHIADVMAISRQSVSNHLHKALNFLREHW; translated from the coding sequence ATGAAGAGTTTATTCTCAACTAATTTGCCGAATGACGAAGCGCTTTGGGAGCGCTTCAAGAAAGGTGACCGCCAGGCGTTCGAGCAGATTATCTCGGTACATTATGCATCGCTGTTCCGATTCGGAACCCGTTACAGCAAAGACACTGATTTGATTCAGGATTGTCTGCACGATATGTTCGTGTACCTATGGGAACGACGCCTGCACGTTAGCAGCACCGATAACATCAAAAAATACCTGCTTAAATCATTGCGCCATAAAATCCTGCTGGAACTCCAACGGACCCAGCGCCGGGGGTGGGTCGATGAAGACGAAGCCCTGGACGTTACGCCCGAACAACCCTTTGAAGATTTCTTTGTTGCAATAGAAGCTGAGCAACTCTCGGCCCGAAAAATCAAAACCCTGTTCGACCTCCTCCCCCAGCGTCAGCAGGAAGCGCTCCATCTGCGCTACTTTCAGGAACTCGACATTGAGCACATCGCCGACGTGATGGCCATCAGTCGTCAGTCCGTTTCCAACCACCTGCATAAGGCGCTGAATTTTCTGCGGGAACATTGGTGA
- a CDS encoding FecR family protein, producing the protein MKSFDHFELYDFLEDESFRSWVFDQAPAPVAEWWERFPVLFPEKAMLMIQARETLQTIGEDTIEPPLEFTQRNIQQIMQDTEPTSRESAPFLSYGRMAWVAAASVALIVLAWFGWYSGQDKPTVVYQKLVATSTVPMKEVINAGAKTKLVLLADGSSVLLQPDSRISYPSAFASHNKREVYLVGEAFFEVAKNPDKPFFVYADNLITKVLGTSFTVRAYDRKAVDVTVKTGRVSVFTRTDRERVEKQESRQLIGLVLTPNQRVQFNRDESRLLRSLVDSPTLLDMPIQQAMFEFSGTPINQVFAALEKAYGVEIVFDAEVMKNCYLTASLDDEPLFEKLTMICQTLDAQYEQMDGKILITSKGCP; encoded by the coding sequence ATGAAATCATTTGATCATTTCGAGCTATATGATTTTTTGGAAGACGAATCATTCCGGTCATGGGTATTTGACCAGGCACCGGCCCCGGTAGCTGAGTGGTGGGAGCGTTTTCCGGTTCTGTTTCCGGAGAAAGCCATGCTTATGATTCAGGCGCGTGAAACCTTGCAGACCATCGGAGAAGATACGATTGAACCACCCCTGGAGTTTACTCAGCGGAACATTCAACAGATCATGCAGGATACAGAGCCGACCTCGCGAGAATCGGCGCCTTTTTTGTCGTATGGGCGAATGGCCTGGGTTGCCGCAGCATCGGTAGCCCTGATTGTACTGGCCTGGTTTGGCTGGTACAGCGGTCAGGATAAACCGACGGTGGTTTACCAGAAGCTGGTCGCTACCTCTACGGTGCCGATGAAAGAAGTGATTAACGCCGGCGCTAAAACGAAACTGGTGCTACTGGCCGACGGTAGTTCGGTTCTGTTGCAGCCTGACAGCCGCATTAGTTACCCCAGTGCGTTTGCCAGCCACAACAAGCGTGAGGTGTACTTGGTAGGAGAAGCTTTTTTTGAAGTCGCGAAAAATCCGGACAAACCCTTTTTTGTTTATGCAGATAACCTGATCACTAAAGTACTGGGCACAAGCTTTACAGTTCGGGCTTACGACAGAAAAGCCGTTGATGTAACGGTGAAAACGGGCCGGGTATCTGTTTTTACCCGCACAGATCGGGAACGCGTTGAAAAGCAGGAATCCCGCCAGTTGATCGGGCTGGTTCTGACCCCAAATCAGCGTGTACAGTTTAACCGGGACGAGAGTCGGCTGTTGCGGTCGCTGGTCGATTCGCCGACGCTGCTGGACATGCCCATTCAGCAGGCCATGTTTGAGTTCAGCGGAACGCCCATCAACCAGGTTTTTGCGGCCCTTGAAAAGGCCTACGGTGTCGAGATTGTTTTTGATGCCGAGGTCATGAAAAACTGTTACCTGACCGCTTCGCTGGACGATGAACCGCTCTTCGAGAAGTTGACGATGATTTGTCAGACGCTGGATGCCCAGTATGAACAAATGGACGGAAAAATTTTAATTACCAGTAAAGGATGCCCATAA
- a CDS encoding SusC/RagA family TonB-linked outer membrane protein, producing the protein MTIRIQKQQKLLKIMRVSFYLFFVVTAFATIARAHDTYGQELLNRRVSLQLSNLTIEQAISRIGKEADVKFMYNPRIFTQQRISSLTFTNERLSEVLNAVLGPAAINYEVGGKTIILKRAADASSTSSRAVADPNVEKPVPPITVTGRVLDEKGTGLPGATILVKGTANVGTATDADGRFTLNVPDGNGTLVISSISYTTQEVAINNRTTLPDIQLASDVKSLSEVVVVGYGTQRKKDLTGAVSVVNVTELQQQPTAQITNQLQGRASGVTVLGSGQPGEAPQIRIRGLNTFGNNQPLYVVDGVPTQNINDINPNDVASMQVLKDAGSASIYGSRAANGVIIITTRRGNGKVKVQYDAYYGTQIPKGGNVWHLLNPQETAQLKFNALRNANPNAAINDPLYGSGTTPVLPDYIAPQGAKEGDPSVDPSRYNVNPTYNDASQYNAFNRITRANKTGTDWFHEIFKAAPIMSHNLAVSGGGPQGNYLFSFNYFNQQGTLINTYLKRYTIRSNSQYNLRENIRVGENIAFSVSDNPRVNALQEGSAIGMAFREQPIIPVYDIAGNYAGGYGQGLGNANNPVAVQQRTVNNRGLNNRLFGNMYAEVDFLKDFTARTSFGGEIYMGNFHSFTYPTYENQENTTTNSYTENTFNGSNWTWTNTVQYQHNFNNTHDLKVLVGTEAYQNQGRNVGGTTQSYFSFDPNFTNLSTGSGTPTNYSNRYADALFSLIGRVDYSLKDKYLFGATIRRDGSSRFLNYQYGWFPAVSAGWRISQENFMSGLTWLNDLKIRGGYGIMGNQLNVDPANAYTTYGGDRTSSYYAISGSNSANSLGFQRTRIGNPDARWEKNINANIGFDASLWKGKLDLTVDYYNKQVRDLLYTLELAGTAGLGTAPAVNVARMRNQGLDIAASSAINVSSDLKLTGTLTFTTYNNKIVSLADGIDYFDQEGRRFNGSYIVRNAVGHSIGQFFGYKTAGFWNSQEEINAANAQAQQKTGNTSAVYQSDVAVGRFRYADVNGDGQITEADRTFLGNPNPKFSYGLNLGATYKKFDFSIFFYGTQGNDIWNNVRWWTDFNANFQGAKSQTALYDSWTPENHDAKAPIQETVGSFSSSNVPNSYFVENGSYLRAKNAQLGYTLPANTLKKLGIERLRVYVQSANLFTITKYSGLDPEIGTTANTNNSSGGSLNQSFSNTTSFGIDEGVYPNQRQFLFGLNVTF; encoded by the coding sequence ATGACAATTCGAATACAAAAGCAGCAAAAGCTGCTCAAAATTATGCGCGTCAGTTTTTACCTGTTTTTCGTGGTGACTGCCTTTGCGACCATAGCAAGAGCACACGACACGTATGGTCAGGAATTACTTAATCGCCGGGTGAGCCTTCAGCTATCCAATCTGACCATTGAGCAGGCCATTAGCCGCATTGGCAAAGAAGCTGATGTGAAGTTCATGTATAACCCGCGCATTTTTACCCAACAACGGATCAGCTCGCTTACGTTTACCAACGAGAGGCTTTCGGAGGTACTCAACGCCGTGCTGGGGCCCGCTGCCATTAACTATGAAGTTGGGGGTAAAACGATCATTCTGAAACGGGCCGCCGATGCCTCATCAACCAGTTCACGCGCGGTAGCCGACCCAAACGTCGAAAAACCCGTTCCGCCTATTACCGTCACGGGCCGGGTTCTCGATGAAAAAGGGACGGGTTTGCCAGGGGCAACCATTCTGGTCAAAGGAACCGCCAATGTCGGTACGGCAACGGACGCCGATGGGCGCTTTACCCTGAACGTACCAGACGGCAACGGAACGCTGGTCATCTCGTCGATCAGCTATACAACGCAGGAGGTGGCGATCAACAACCGCACTACCCTACCTGATATTCAACTGGCATCTGATGTGAAGTCATTGAGCGAAGTAGTCGTGGTTGGGTATGGTACACAGCGCAAGAAAGACCTGACAGGGGCTGTCTCGGTCGTTAACGTAACGGAGTTACAACAACAACCAACGGCGCAAATTACCAACCAGTTACAGGGCCGGGCGTCGGGCGTTACGGTGTTGGGATCGGGTCAGCCGGGTGAAGCTCCCCAGATTCGTATCCGGGGGTTGAATACATTCGGTAATAACCAGCCGCTCTATGTGGTGGACGGCGTGCCTACACAGAACATCAACGACATCAACCCGAACGACGTTGCTTCTATGCAAGTGTTGAAAGATGCCGGTTCGGCGTCGATTTATGGTTCACGGGCCGCCAATGGTGTCATTATCATCACCACTCGTCGTGGAAACGGTAAAGTTAAGGTTCAGTACGATGCGTATTACGGAACGCAAATTCCAAAAGGCGGCAACGTTTGGCACTTGCTAAATCCGCAGGAAACGGCTCAGTTGAAGTTTAATGCCCTGCGCAATGCCAACCCCAATGCAGCCATTAACGATCCGCTGTACGGCAGCGGCACGACCCCCGTTTTGCCGGATTACATTGCTCCTCAAGGTGCCAAAGAAGGTGACCCTTCCGTTGACCCATCGCGGTACAATGTGAATCCGACCTACAACGATGCTTCGCAGTACAACGCGTTTAACCGGATTACACGGGCTAATAAAACCGGGACGGACTGGTTCCACGAGATTTTCAAAGCAGCGCCAATTATGAGCCATAACCTGGCCGTTAGCGGTGGGGGCCCACAAGGTAATTACCTGTTCTCGTTCAACTATTTCAACCAGCAGGGTACGCTGATCAATACGTATCTGAAGCGGTACACGATCCGGTCAAACAGCCAATACAACCTTCGGGAGAACATCCGGGTAGGTGAAAATATCGCCTTTTCGGTGTCGGACAACCCACGCGTCAACGCCCTGCAGGAAGGTAGCGCCATTGGGATGGCGTTCCGCGAGCAACCCATTATTCCTGTCTATGATATTGCCGGAAACTATGCCGGGGGGTATGGCCAGGGATTGGGCAATGCCAACAACCCGGTTGCCGTTCAGCAGCGCACCGTCAATAACCGGGGGCTGAACAATCGGCTTTTCGGTAATATGTATGCTGAAGTCGACTTTCTGAAAGACTTCACGGCCCGGACCAGTTTCGGCGGTGAAATCTACATGGGTAACTTCCATTCCTTTACCTATCCTACGTATGAGAACCAGGAAAATACCACGACCAACTCGTACACGGAAAATACCTTCAACGGGTCGAACTGGACATGGACCAACACCGTCCAGTATCAGCACAATTTCAACAATACGCACGATCTGAAGGTGTTGGTGGGTACAGAAGCATACCAGAATCAGGGCCGTAACGTAGGGGGCACAACACAGAGCTATTTCTCGTTCGACCCGAACTTCACTAACCTTTCGACGGGGTCGGGAACGCCAACGAACTACAGTAACCGCTATGCAGATGCCCTGTTCTCACTGATTGGCCGGGTCGATTACTCGCTAAAGGACAAGTATCTGTTTGGCGCAACAATTCGGCGCGACGGCTCATCCCGTTTTCTGAATTACCAGTATGGCTGGTTCCCGGCGGTGAGTGCGGGCTGGCGGATTTCGCAGGAAAATTTCATGAGCGGACTGACCTGGTTAAATGATCTGAAAATTCGCGGAGGCTACGGCATCATGGGTAACCAGTTGAACGTTGACCCAGCCAATGCCTACACAACCTACGGTGGTGACCGCACATCGTCTTACTACGCCATATCGGGCTCCAATTCGGCTAACTCGCTCGGTTTTCAGCGCACCCGCATCGGTAACCCCGACGCGCGCTGGGAGAAGAACATCAACGCTAACATCGGCTTTGATGCCAGCCTGTGGAAAGGCAAGCTGGACCTGACCGTTGATTATTACAACAAACAGGTTCGCGATCTGCTCTACACGCTCGAATTGGCCGGAACAGCCGGTTTAGGCACTGCGCCCGCGGTTAACGTAGCCCGGATGCGAAACCAGGGTCTTGACATTGCGGCATCGAGCGCTATTAACGTATCGAGCGATCTGAAACTGACCGGAACGTTGACCTTCACCACCTATAACAACAAGATTGTTTCGCTGGCGGATGGCATCGACTACTTCGATCAGGAAGGCCGCCGGTTCAACGGAAGCTACATTGTTCGCAATGCCGTTGGTCATTCGATTGGTCAGTTCTTTGGGTACAAGACCGCTGGTTTCTGGAACTCGCAGGAGGAAATCAACGCAGCGAACGCGCAGGCACAACAGAAGACGGGTAATACCAGTGCTGTTTACCAGAGTGATGTGGCCGTGGGCCGGTTCCGCTACGCCGACGTGAACGGCGATGGCCAAATTACCGAAGCCGACCGCACTTTCCTGGGCAACCCAAACCCGAAGTTCAGCTACGGTCTGAACCTGGGGGCGACTTATAAGAAGTTCGATTTCAGCATCTTCTTCTACGGTACGCAGGGCAACGACATCTGGAACAACGTACGCTGGTGGACCGATTTCAACGCCAACTTCCAGGGTGCCAAGAGCCAGACCGCTCTGTATGATTCCTGGACACCGGAAAACCACGATGCCAAAGCACCGATCCAGGAAACGGTTGGTTCGTTCAGTTCGTCTAACGTACCCAACTCTTATTTCGTCGAAAATGGCTCGTACCTGCGGGCTAAAAACGCGCAGCTCGGCTACACGCTGCCCGCCAACACGCTGAAAAAGCTGGGTATCGAGCGCCTGCGGGTTTATGTTCAGTCGGCCAACCTGTTTACGATCACCAAATACTCGGGTCTGGATCCTGAGATTGGCACTACGGCCAACACGAACAACAGTTCGGGCGGTAGTTTGAATCAATCGTTCTCGAACACCACTTCGTTCGGTATCGACGAGGGCGTGTATCCTAACCAGCGTCAGTTTTTATTCGGTCTGAACGTGACGTTTTAA